In the Streptomyces sp. cg36 genome, one interval contains:
- a CDS encoding sirohydrochlorin chelatase, which yields MTETEKPAQHQPARRPLPLDSTAELLTRITAQLGSQLSHLRPNGSRRPMPSTPRPDAAGPAPVAAARRGGAAGSAAARRGGAAGPATVAARRDDPAGPVPPAAPGRAAAGSAPGGDPAGPVLVAVAHGSRDPRALRTVTALLGLVRELRPGLDVRLGHIEIDEPALPATLAGLGAGRAVLVPLLLGRGYHVKRDVPAAVAGAPRLRARVAQPLGPHPLLVEALYERLLEAGWQDDARTRRTGAVVLAGAGSRDPESAADARRTAGQLAERLGGVPVIPAYASALAPTVPEALRALAGRGRQRLAVASYFTAPGRFATQCAGHARGIAAAPLGAHPAVARLVLHRYDQALAAAPFAPLHRELATA from the coding sequence ATGACGGAGACGGAGAAGCCCGCGCAGCACCAGCCCGCCCGCCGCCCGCTGCCGCTCGACAGCACGGCCGAACTCCTCACCCGCATCACCGCCCAACTGGGCAGCCAGCTCAGCCACCTACGACCGAACGGGAGCCGCAGGCCGATGCCATCCACCCCCCGGCCGGACGCCGCCGGACCCGCCCCGGTCGCCGCCGCCCGCCGCGGCGGTGCCGCCGGGTCCGCCGCCGCCCGCCGCGGCGGTGCCGCCGGGCCCGCCACCGTCGCCGCCCGCCGCGACGACCCCGCCGGACCCGTCCCGCCCGCCGCCCCCGGCCGCGCTGCCGCCGGATCCGCCCCCGGCGGCGACCCCGCCGGACCCGTCCTGGTCGCCGTCGCCCACGGCAGCCGCGACCCGCGGGCGCTGCGCACCGTCACCGCCCTGCTCGGCCTGGTCCGCGAGCTGCGTCCCGGGCTCGACGTGCGGCTCGGCCACATCGAGATCGACGAGCCCGCCCTGCCCGCCACCCTCGCCGGGCTCGGCGCGGGCCGCGCCGTCCTGGTGCCGCTGCTGCTCGGCCGGGGGTACCACGTCAAGCGGGACGTCCCGGCCGCCGTGGCGGGCGCCCCGCGGCTGCGCGCCCGCGTCGCCCAGCCGCTCGGCCCGCACCCGCTGCTCGTGGAGGCGCTGTACGAGCGGCTGCTGGAGGCCGGGTGGCAGGACGACGCCCGCACCCGGCGCACCGGCGCGGTGGTCCTCGCCGGGGCGGGCTCCCGCGACCCCGAGTCCGCCGCCGACGCCCGCCGCACCGCCGGACAGCTGGCGGAGCGGCTCGGCGGGGTGCCGGTGATACCCGCGTACGCCTCCGCCCTCGCCCCCACCGTCCCCGAGGCGCTGCGGGCGCTCGCCGGGCGCGGGCGCCAACGCCTCGCGGTCGCCTCGTACTTCACCGCGCCGGGCCGGTTCGCCACCCAGTGCGCCGGGCACGCGCGCGGGATCGCCGCGGCCCCCCTCGGCGCCCACCCGGCCGTCGCCCGCCTCGTCCTGCACCGCTACGACCAGGCGCTGGCCGCCGCCCCCTTCGCCCCCCTGCACCGCGAACTGGCCACGGCCTGA
- a CDS encoding deoxyguanosinetriphosphate triphosphohydrolase: MEGIAAHHPGYDPSDAERWAAEPDKRPGRTAFQRDRARVLHSGALRRLAGKTQVVTPGVTGGMWDASPRTRLTHSLECAQVGRELGAALGCDPDLVEAACLAHDMGHPPFGHNGEQALNDFAKDCGGFEGNAQSLRLLTRLEPKRFVRGEHGEPVSVGLNLTRAALDAATKYPWPRGAHPTDPRSVKFGVYEDDLPVFDWIRRGAEPYRKCFEAQVMDWSDDVAYSVHDFEDGLHAGHIDPNLLFAEPERADIWRVAIGRYVPDDTDPQELADALDRLMAEEWWPHGYDGSAVAQARLKDATSQLIGRFCLAAESATRGRHGAGRLSRYGAELVVPRAARNECAVLKAVAVRYVMQREDQERLRADQRVILAELAEALTARAPADGLDPQFRALFADACDDRERKRVIVDQIASLTDAAALSLHARLTARHG; this comes from the coding sequence ATGGAAGGCATCGCAGCACACCACCCCGGATACGACCCGTCCGACGCGGAGCGGTGGGCCGCCGAGCCAGACAAGCGGCCCGGCCGCACCGCCTTCCAGCGCGACCGCGCGCGCGTGCTCCACTCCGGCGCGCTGCGCCGCCTGGCGGGCAAGACGCAGGTCGTCACCCCCGGCGTCACCGGCGGGATGTGGGACGCCAGCCCGCGGACCCGGCTCACCCACTCCCTGGAGTGCGCCCAGGTCGGCCGCGAGCTCGGCGCCGCCCTCGGCTGCGACCCCGACCTCGTCGAGGCCGCCTGCCTGGCCCACGACATGGGCCACCCGCCCTTCGGGCACAACGGCGAACAGGCGCTGAACGACTTCGCCAAGGACTGCGGCGGCTTCGAGGGCAACGCCCAGTCGCTGCGCCTGCTGACCCGGCTCGAACCCAAGCGCTTCGTGCGCGGCGAGCACGGCGAGCCGGTCAGCGTCGGCCTCAACCTCACCCGCGCCGCGCTGGATGCGGCCACCAAGTACCCGTGGCCGCGCGGCGCCCACCCCACCGACCCGCGCTCGGTGAAGTTCGGGGTGTACGAGGACGACCTGCCGGTCTTCGACTGGATCCGCCGGGGCGCCGAGCCGTACCGCAAGTGCTTCGAGGCCCAGGTGATGGACTGGTCCGACGACGTGGCGTACTCGGTCCACGACTTCGAGGACGGGCTGCACGCCGGGCACATCGACCCCAACCTGCTCTTCGCCGAGCCGGAGCGGGCGGACATCTGGCGCGTCGCGATCGGGCGGTACGTGCCGGACGACACCGATCCGCAGGAGCTCGCCGACGCCCTGGACCGGCTGATGGCCGAGGAGTGGTGGCCGCACGGGTACGACGGGTCGGCGGTCGCCCAGGCCCGTCTCAAGGACGCCACCAGCCAGCTCATCGGCCGGTTCTGCCTGGCCGCCGAGAGCGCCACGCGCGGGCGCCACGGCGCGGGCCGGCTCAGCAGGTACGGGGCGGAGCTGGTGGTGCCGCGCGCCGCGCGCAACGAGTGCGCCGTACTGAAGGCGGTCGCCGTCCGCTACGTGATGCAGCGCGAGGACCAGGAGCGGCTCCGCGCCGACCAGCGGGTGATTCTGGCCGAACTGGCCGAAGCGCTCACCGCGCGCGCCCCCGCCGACGGCCTCGACCCGCAGTTCCGCGCCCTGTTCGCGGATGCGTGCGACGACCGGGAGCGCAAGCGGGTCATCGTCGACCAGATCGCCTCCCTGACCGATGCGGCGGCCCTTTCCCTGCACGCCAGACTCACTGCCCGTCACGGATGA
- a CDS encoding NAD(P)/FAD-dependent oxidoreductase: protein MVDADRTFVIVGGGLAGAKAAETLRAEGFNGRVILIGDEREHPYERPPLSKGFLSGKEDRDSVFVHEPAWYAQRDVELHLGQTVVSIDRAARTVRLGDGTVIGYDKLLLATGSEPRRLDIPGTGLAGVHHLRRLAHSERLRHVLKALGRDNGHLVIAGAGWIGLEVAAAARGYGAEVTVVEPEQTPLHQVIGPELGQMFADLHAEHGVRFHFGARLTEITGQDGMVLAARTDDGEEHPAHDVLAAIGAAPRTALAEAAGLALVDREHGGGIAVDASLRTSDPDVFAAGDVAASHHPLLDTRLRVEHWANALNGGPAAARAMLGQDVTYDRIPYFFSDQYDLGLEYSGWAPPGSYDQVLLRGDAGKREFIAFWLSEGRVLAGMNVNVWDVTDAIQSLIRAGSKGVQVDPDRLADPSVPLSELVPDAS, encoded by the coding sequence GTGGTCGACGCAGACCGGACATTTGTCATTGTCGGTGGAGGACTGGCCGGGGCCAAGGCCGCCGAGACCCTGCGCGCCGAGGGGTTCAACGGCCGGGTGATCCTCATCGGAGACGAACGGGAACACCCCTATGAACGGCCGCCCCTGTCCAAGGGGTTCCTCTCCGGCAAGGAGGACCGCGACTCCGTCTTCGTCCACGAGCCCGCCTGGTACGCGCAGCGCGACGTCGAGCTCCACCTCGGCCAGACCGTCGTCTCCATCGACCGCGCGGCCAGGACCGTGCGCCTGGGCGACGGCACCGTCATCGGCTACGACAAGCTGCTCCTCGCCACCGGCTCCGAGCCCCGCCGCCTCGACATCCCCGGCACCGGTCTCGCGGGCGTCCACCACCTGCGCCGCCTCGCCCACTCCGAGCGGCTGCGCCACGTCCTGAAGGCGCTCGGCCGCGACAACGGCCATCTGGTGATCGCCGGGGCCGGCTGGATCGGCCTGGAGGTCGCGGCGGCGGCCCGCGGGTACGGGGCGGAGGTCACCGTCGTCGAGCCCGAGCAGACCCCGCTGCACCAGGTGATCGGCCCCGAGCTGGGCCAGATGTTCGCCGATCTGCACGCCGAGCACGGGGTGCGCTTCCACTTCGGCGCCCGGCTCACCGAGATCACCGGCCAGGACGGCATGGTGCTGGCGGCCCGCACCGACGACGGCGAGGAGCACCCGGCGCACGACGTGCTCGCCGCGATCGGCGCCGCCCCGCGCACCGCGCTCGCCGAGGCCGCCGGGCTCGCGCTCGTCGACCGGGAGCACGGCGGCGGGATCGCGGTGGACGCCTCGCTGCGCACCTCCGACCCGGACGTCTTCGCCGCGGGCGACGTGGCCGCCTCCCACCACCCGCTGCTGGACACCCGGCTGCGGGTGGAGCACTGGGCCAACGCCCTCAACGGCGGCCCGGCCGCCGCGCGCGCGATGCTCGGCCAGGACGTCACCTACGACCGGATCCCCTACTTCTTCTCCGACCAGTACGACCTGGGCCTCGAATACTCCGGCTGGGCACCGCCCGGCTCCTACGACCAGGTACTGCTCAGGGGCGACGCCGGAAAGCGCGAGTTCATCGCCTTCTGGCTCAGCGAGGGCCGGGTGCTGGCGGGGATGAACGTGAACGTGTGGGATGTCACAGACGCGATCCAGAGCCTGATCCGCGCCGGGTCCAAGGGCGTCCAGGTCGACCCGGACCGGCTGGCCGACCCGTCGGTGCCGCTCTCGGAGCTCGTACCCGACGCCTCCTGA
- the dnaG gene encoding DNA primase: MAGRINDDDVKAVRDAVPIDAVVSEYLQLRNAGGGNLKGLCPFHDEKSPSFQVSPSKGLFHCFGCQEGGDTIAFVRKIDHLSFSEAVERLAATAGITLRYEEGGYNPSHQRGERIRLVEAHKMAAQFYIEQLGTSPEAEVGRAFLAERGFDQAAAAHFGVGYSPAGWDHLTRFLRGKGFSDKELTLSGLSQEGRRGPIDRFRGRLMWPIRDVSGEVVGFGARKLRDDDNGPKYLNTPETAIYKKSQVLYGIDLAKKDIAKSSRAVVVEGYTDVMACHLAGVTTAIATCGTAFGGDHIKILRRLLMDNGSARVIFTFDGDAAGQKAALRAFEDDQKFAAETYIAIAPDGMDPCELRLAKGNEAVADLVQPRTPLFEFAIRQIVQRYDLETPAGRAAALDEAAPIVARIKNVASQHEVAVQLAGILGILDTQFVVKRVAQLARWARDRGGKGPAPQGRREYGEVQAPSAAPAGPALNLRSPAHRTERELLKLALQHPNLVSPAFDAYGVDEFTAPPYAAVRQCVMDAGGAADAPSDYLPAVMDSAPNDTVRALVTELAVESIHARVVDEAYAGEQLVAVRRRAVDRRLLDIQGSLARLGQNGDPERLAAVQNELWVLQQYGQALRNRGAEAL; the protein is encoded by the coding sequence GTGGCAGGCAGGATCAACGATGACGACGTGAAGGCGGTCCGGGACGCGGTCCCGATCGACGCCGTCGTGTCCGAGTACCTCCAGCTGCGCAACGCGGGCGGCGGCAACCTCAAGGGCCTCTGCCCCTTCCACGACGAGAAGTCCCCGTCCTTCCAGGTCAGCCCCAGCAAGGGCCTCTTCCACTGCTTCGGCTGCCAGGAAGGCGGCGACACGATCGCCTTCGTGCGGAAGATCGACCACCTGTCGTTCTCCGAGGCGGTCGAGCGCCTCGCCGCCACCGCGGGCATCACCCTGCGGTACGAGGAGGGCGGCTACAACCCGTCCCACCAGCGCGGTGAGCGCATCCGGCTGGTCGAGGCGCACAAGATGGCCGCGCAGTTCTACATCGAGCAGCTGGGCACCAGCCCCGAGGCCGAGGTCGGCCGCGCCTTCCTCGCGGAGCGCGGCTTCGACCAGGCCGCCGCCGCCCACTTCGGCGTCGGCTACAGCCCGGCGGGCTGGGACCACCTCACCCGCTTCCTGCGCGGCAAGGGCTTCAGCGACAAGGAGCTGACCCTCTCCGGGCTCTCCCAGGAGGGCCGCCGGGGCCCCATCGACCGCTTCCGCGGCCGGCTGATGTGGCCGATCCGCGACGTCTCCGGCGAAGTCGTCGGCTTCGGCGCCCGCAAGCTCCGCGACGACGACAACGGCCCCAAGTACCTCAACACCCCCGAGACCGCGATCTACAAGAAGTCGCAGGTGCTGTACGGGATCGACCTCGCCAAGAAGGACATCGCCAAGTCCAGCCGCGCGGTCGTCGTCGAGGGCTACACCGACGTCATGGCCTGCCACCTGGCCGGGGTCACCACCGCCATCGCCACCTGCGGCACCGCCTTCGGCGGCGACCACATCAAGATCCTGCGCCGCCTGCTGATGGACAACGGCAGCGCGCGCGTGATCTTCACCTTCGACGGTGACGCGGCGGGCCAGAAGGCCGCCCTGCGCGCCTTCGAGGACGACCAGAAGTTCGCCGCCGAGACGTACATCGCCATCGCCCCCGACGGCATGGACCCCTGCGAGCTGCGGCTGGCCAAGGGCAACGAGGCGGTGGCCGACCTGGTCCAGCCCCGCACCCCGCTCTTCGAGTTCGCCATCCGCCAGATCGTCCAGCGGTACGACCTGGAGACCCCGGCGGGCCGCGCCGCCGCCCTGGACGAGGCCGCCCCGATCGTCGCCCGGATCAAGAACGTGGCGTCCCAGCACGAGGTGGCGGTCCAGCTGGCCGGCATCCTCGGCATCCTGGACACCCAGTTCGTGGTCAAGCGCGTCGCCCAGCTGGCGCGTTGGGCCCGCGACCGCGGCGGCAAGGGCCCGGCCCCCCAGGGCCGCCGGGAGTACGGCGAGGTCCAGGCCCCGTCCGCCGCCCCCGCCGGCCCCGCGCTGAACCTGCGCAGCCCCGCCCACCGCACCGAGCGCGAGCTGCTGAAGCTGGCGCTCCAGCATCCGAACCTGGTCTCCCCGGCCTTCGACGCCTACGGCGTGGACGAGTTCACCGCCCCGCCCTACGCGGCGGTGCGCCAGTGCGTCATGGACGCGGGCGGCGCCGCCGACGCGCCCTCCGACTACCTCCCGGCCGTCATGGACTCCGCGCCCAACGACACCGTGCGCGCCCTGGTCACCGAGCTCGCCGTGGAGTCCATCCACGCCCGCGTGGTCGACGAGGCGTACGCGGGGGAGCAGCTGGTCGCCGTCCGCCGCCGCGCCGTCGACCGCCGGCTGCTGGACATCCAGGGCTCGCTGGCCCGCCTCGGGCAGAACGGCGACCCGGAGCGACTGGCCGCCGTGCAGAACGAGTTGTGGGTCCTCCAGCAGTACGGACAGGCCCTGCGCAACCGGGGCGCCGAGGCCCTCTGA
- a CDS encoding RNA polymerase sigma factor — translation MPESSERGRPTDGGHLTPADPLIVYGTDSGPAAPVPLPHAPDPAAITLEVAPVQTQTLTDSDVVTTVPPQSRAPLHPEADAPAVELADDVVEVHEPPERVPGRVDTGGPSSDLFRQYLREIGRIPLLTAAEEVELARRVEAGLFAEEKLGSTPDLDSQLAVDLDKLVVMGRMAKRRLIEANLRLVVSVAKRYVGRGLTMLDLVQEGNLGLIRAVEKFDYARGYKFSTYATWWIRQAMSRALADQARTIRVPVHVVELINRVVRVQRRMLQERGYEPTPEEVAAHLDLAPERVSEVLRLAQEPVSLHAPVGEEDDVALGDLIEDGDAASPVESAAFLLLREHLEAVLSTLGERERKVVQLRYGLADGRPRTLEEIGRIFGVTRERIRQIESKTLNKLRDHAFADQLRGYLD, via the coding sequence GTGCCTGAGTCCTCGGAGCGCGGCCGGCCCACCGACGGTGGGCACCTCACCCCCGCGGATCCGCTCATCGTGTACGGGACGGACAGCGGCCCGGCCGCCCCCGTCCCGCTGCCGCACGCCCCCGATCCGGCAGCGATCACCCTGGAGGTCGCCCCCGTGCAGACCCAGACCCTGACCGACAGCGACGTCGTCACGACCGTGCCCCCGCAGAGCCGGGCCCCGCTCCACCCCGAGGCCGACGCGCCCGCCGTGGAGCTCGCCGACGATGTGGTGGAGGTGCACGAGCCGCCCGAGCGGGTGCCGGGGCGGGTGGATACCGGCGGGCCGTCCTCCGATCTCTTCCGCCAGTACCTGCGCGAGATCGGGCGCATCCCGCTGCTCACCGCCGCCGAGGAGGTGGAGCTGGCCCGCCGGGTCGAAGCGGGCCTGTTCGCCGAGGAGAAGCTCGGCAGCACCCCCGACCTGGACTCCCAACTCGCCGTGGACCTCGACAAGTTGGTCGTCATGGGCCGGATGGCCAAGCGCCGGCTGATCGAGGCCAACCTGCGGCTCGTCGTCTCGGTGGCCAAGCGGTACGTCGGGCGCGGGCTCACCATGCTCGACCTGGTCCAGGAGGGGAACCTCGGACTGATCCGCGCGGTGGAGAAGTTCGACTACGCGCGCGGCTACAAGTTCTCCACGTACGCGACGTGGTGGATCCGCCAGGCCATGTCCCGCGCCCTCGCCGACCAGGCGCGCACGATCCGCGTCCCGGTCCATGTGGTGGAGCTGATCAACCGGGTCGTCCGGGTGCAGCGCCGGATGCTCCAGGAGCGCGGCTACGAGCCGACGCCGGAGGAGGTGGCCGCCCATCTCGACCTGGCGCCCGAGCGCGTCAGCGAGGTGCTGCGGCTCGCCCAAGAGCCCGTCTCGCTGCACGCGCCCGTCGGCGAGGAGGACGACGTGGCGCTCGGCGACCTCATCGAGGACGGCGACGCCGCGTCCCCCGTGGAGTCCGCCGCCTTCCTGCTGCTGCGCGAGCACCTGGAGGCGGTGCTGTCCACGCTGGGCGAGCGCGAGCGCAAGGTGGTCCAGCTGCGCTACGGCCTGGCGGACGGCCGCCCCCGCACCCTGGAGGAGATCGGCCGGATCTTCGGCGTCACCCGCGAACGCATCCGCCAGATCGAGTCCAAGACCCTGAACAAACTCCGCGACCACGCCTTCGCGGACCAGCTCCGCGGCTATCTGGACTGA
- a CDS encoding ABC transporter ATP-binding protein, whose product MSGHMARMMGQGDGKRSMDFKGSAKRLLRQLAPEKGTLYVMLVAAVLSVALSVVGPKILGKATDLVFAGVVGRQMPDGTTKAQALDRLRAKGDGGLADMLSGVDFTPGHGIDFGSVGSVLLVALAVYVGAGLAMLVATRLSNRAINRTVFRMREQVQAKLSRLPLSYFDRAKRGEVLSRATNDIDNISQTMQQTMGQLINSLLTIVGVLAMMFWISPLLALVALATVPLSVFVATKVGKRSQPQFVQQWKTTGRLNAHVEEMYTGHSLVKVFGRQEESARQFAEQNEELYEAGFKAQFNSGVMQPLMMFISNLNYVLVAVVGGLRVASGSLSIGDVQAFIQYSRQFSMPLTQVASMANLVQSGVASAERIFELLDADEQEPDAASAERPVERRGAVTLEKVSFRYEPEKPLIDDLSLKVEPGQTVAIVGPTGAGKTTLVNLLMRFYEVTDGRITLDGVDAARMSRQELRAGIGMVLQDTWLFGGTIADNIAYGADRPVTREEIEEAARAAHADRFVRTLPDGYDTVIDDEGTGVSAGEKQLITIARAFLSDPVILVLDEATSSVDTRTEVLIQKAMARLAHGRTSFVIAHRLSTIRDADVILVMENGAIVEQGSHDELLAADGAYARLYAAQFAQAVAEVD is encoded by the coding sequence ATGAGCGGACACATGGCCCGGATGATGGGCCAGGGCGACGGCAAGCGCTCGATGGACTTCAAGGGGTCCGCGAAGCGGCTGCTCAGACAACTCGCGCCGGAGAAGGGCACGCTCTATGTGATGCTCGTGGCGGCCGTGCTCAGCGTGGCGCTCTCGGTGGTCGGGCCGAAGATCCTCGGCAAGGCGACCGACCTGGTCTTCGCGGGCGTGGTCGGCCGGCAGATGCCGGACGGGACGACCAAGGCGCAGGCGCTGGACCGGCTGCGCGCCAAGGGCGACGGCGGCCTCGCCGACATGCTCTCCGGGGTGGACTTCACCCCCGGCCACGGCATCGACTTCGGCTCGGTCGGCAGCGTGCTGCTGGTCGCGCTCGCGGTGTACGTGGGCGCGGGCCTGGCGATGCTGGTGGCGACCCGGCTCTCCAACCGGGCGATCAACCGCACGGTGTTCCGGATGCGCGAGCAGGTGCAGGCGAAGCTCTCGCGGCTGCCGCTGTCCTACTTCGACCGGGCCAAGCGCGGCGAGGTGCTCAGCCGGGCCACCAACGACATCGACAACATCTCGCAGACGATGCAGCAGACGATGGGCCAGCTCATCAACTCGCTGCTGACGATCGTCGGCGTGCTCGCGATGATGTTCTGGATCTCTCCGCTGCTGGCCCTGGTGGCGCTGGCGACCGTACCGCTGTCGGTGTTCGTGGCGACCAAGGTCGGCAAGCGCTCGCAGCCGCAGTTCGTGCAGCAGTGGAAGACCACCGGGCGGCTCAACGCGCACGTCGAGGAGATGTACACCGGGCACAGCCTGGTGAAGGTCTTCGGGCGGCAGGAGGAGTCGGCGCGGCAGTTCGCCGAGCAGAACGAGGAGCTGTACGAGGCCGGGTTCAAGGCGCAGTTCAACAGCGGTGTGATGCAGCCGCTGATGATGTTCATCTCGAACCTGAACTACGTGCTGGTCGCGGTGGTCGGCGGACTGCGGGTGGCCTCGGGGTCGCTGTCGATCGGCGATGTGCAGGCGTTCATCCAGTACTCGCGGCAGTTCTCGATGCCGCTCACCCAGGTCGCCTCGATGGCGAACCTGGTGCAGTCGGGCGTGGCCTCCGCCGAGCGGATCTTCGAGCTGCTCGACGCGGACGAGCAGGAGCCGGACGCGGCCTCGGCCGAGCGGCCGGTGGAGCGGCGCGGCGCGGTGACGCTGGAGAAGGTCTCGTTCCGCTACGAGCCGGAGAAGCCCCTCATCGACGATCTGTCGCTGAAGGTCGAGCCGGGCCAGACCGTCGCCATCGTCGGCCCGACCGGCGCGGGCAAGACCACGCTGGTCAACCTGCTGATGCGGTTCTACGAGGTGACGGACGGGCGGATCACCCTGGACGGGGTGGACGCGGCCCGGATGTCCCGCCAGGAGCTGCGCGCGGGCATCGGCATGGTGCTCCAGGACACCTGGCTGTTCGGCGGCACCATCGCGGACAACATCGCGTACGGCGCGGACCGGCCGGTGACGCGCGAGGAGATCGAGGAGGCGGCCCGCGCGGCGCACGCCGACCGGTTCGTGCGCACGCTGCCCGACGGGTACGACACCGTGATCGACGACGAGGGCACGGGGGTGAGCGCGGGCGAGAAGCAGCTGATCACCATCGCCCGGGCGTTCCTGTCCGACCCGGTGATCCTGGTGCTGGACGAGGCGACGAGTTCGGTGGACACCCGGACGGAGGTGCTGATCCAGAAGGCGATGGCGCGCCTCGCGCACGGCCGTACGTCCTTCGTGATCGCGCACCGGCTCTCCACGATCCGGGACGCGGACGTCATCCTCGTGATGGAGAACGGCGCGATCGTGGAGCAGGGCTCGCACGACGAACTGCTGGCCGCCGACGGCGCGTACGCGCGGCTGTACGCGGCGCAGTTCGCCCAGGCGGTGGCCGAGGTCGACTGA
- a CDS encoding ABC transporter ATP-binding protein, with product MLIRLLRTHLVPYKKPIAFLVLLQLLQTCATLYLPTLNADIIDNGVVSGDTGYILEFGGVMIAVSLVQVVCNVGAVYFGARTAAAVGRDMRAAVFARVQSFSAREVGHFGAPSLITRTTNDVQQVQMLTLMSFTLMVSAPIMCFGGIIMALGQDVPLSAVLLAVVPVLGVCVSLIVRKMRPLFRTMQTRLDTVNRVLREQITGNRVIRAFVKDDYEQGRFRGANTELTDVSLGTGRLMALMFPTVMTVVNVSSVAVVWFGAHRIDNGSLQIGQLTAFLTYLMQIVMAVMMATFMFMMVPRAEVCAERIEEVLDTETSVVPPKAPVVELRRSGHLEVRGADFTYPGAEEAVLNGVELVARPGETTAIIGSTGSGKSTLLGLVPRLFDVTDGAVLVDGEDVRTLDPALLAKTVSMVPQKPYLFSGTVATNLRYGNPDATDEELWHALEVAQAKEFVGKLEGGLNAPISQGGTNVSGGQRQRLAIARTLVQRPEIYLFDDSFSALDYATDAALRAALLRETREATVVIVAQRVSTIRDADRIVVLDEGRVVGTGRHHELMAENETYREIVLSQLTEAEAA from the coding sequence GTGCTCATACGACTGCTGCGAACCCATCTGGTTCCGTACAAGAAACCGATCGCGTTCCTGGTGCTCCTCCAGCTGCTCCAGACGTGCGCGACCCTCTATCTGCCGACCCTGAACGCCGACATCATCGACAACGGTGTCGTCAGCGGGGACACCGGATACATCCTGGAGTTCGGCGGTGTCATGATCGCCGTCAGCCTGGTCCAGGTCGTCTGCAACGTCGGCGCCGTCTACTTCGGCGCCCGCACGGCCGCCGCGGTCGGCCGGGACATGCGCGCCGCCGTGTTCGCGCGGGTGCAGTCCTTCTCCGCGCGCGAGGTGGGCCACTTCGGGGCGCCGTCCCTGATCACCCGGACCACCAACGACGTCCAGCAGGTCCAGATGCTGACGCTGATGTCGTTCACCCTGATGGTGTCCGCGCCGATCATGTGCTTCGGCGGCATCATCATGGCGCTCGGCCAGGACGTGCCGCTCTCCGCGGTGCTGCTGGCCGTGGTGCCGGTGCTCGGCGTCTGCGTCTCGCTGATCGTGCGCAAGATGCGTCCGCTGTTCCGGACCATGCAGACCCGCCTCGACACGGTCAACCGCGTCCTGCGCGAGCAGATCACCGGCAACCGGGTGATCAGGGCGTTCGTGAAGGACGACTACGAGCAGGGCCGCTTCCGCGGCGCCAACACCGAGCTCACCGACGTCTCGCTCGGCACCGGCCGGCTGATGGCGCTGATGTTCCCGACGGTGATGACCGTCGTGAACGTCTCGTCGGTCGCGGTGGTCTGGTTCGGCGCGCACCGCATCGACAACGGCTCGCTGCAGATCGGCCAGCTCACCGCGTTCCTCACGTATCTGATGCAGATCGTGATGGCCGTGATGATGGCCACCTTCATGTTCATGATGGTGCCGCGCGCCGAGGTCTGCGCCGAGCGCATCGAGGAGGTGCTGGACACCGAGACGAGCGTGGTGCCGCCGAAGGCCCCCGTCGTCGAGCTGCGCCGCAGCGGCCACCTGGAGGTGCGCGGCGCCGACTTCACCTATCCGGGCGCCGAGGAGGCCGTGCTCAACGGGGTGGAGCTGGTGGCCCGCCCGGGCGAGACCACCGCGATCATCGGGTCGACCGGCAGCGGCAAGTCGACGCTGCTCGGTCTCGTACCGAGGCTGTTCGACGTGACGGACGGGGCGGTGCTCGTCGACGGCGAGGACGTGCGGACCCTGGATCCCGCGCTGCTCGCCAAGACGGTGTCGATGGTCCCGCAGAAGCCGTACCTCTTCTCCGGGACGGTCGCGACCAACCTGCGGTACGGGAACCCGGACGCCACCGACGAGGAGCTCTGGCACGCGCTGGAGGTCGCCCAGGCCAAGGAGTTCGTCGGCAAGCTGGAGGGCGGGCTGAACGCGCCGATCTCCCAGGGCGGCACCAATGTCTCCGGCGGCCAGCGCCAGCGCCTGGCGATCGCCCGGACCCTGGTGCAGCGCCCCGAGATCTACCTCTTCGACGACTCGTTCTCGGCGCTCGACTACGCGACGGACGCGGCCCTGCGGGCGGCGCTGCTGCGCGAGACGCGCGAGGCGACCGTCGTGATCGTCGCCCAGCGGGTCTCCACGATCCGCGACGCCGACCGGATCGTCGTCCTCGACGAGGGCCGGGTCGTCGGCACCGGCCGCCACCACGAGCTGATGGCCGAGAACGAGACGTACCGGGAGATCGTGCTCTCCCAGCTGACGGAGGCCGAGGCGGCATGA